A section of the Corvus hawaiiensis isolate bCorHaw1 chromosome 16, bCorHaw1.pri.cur, whole genome shotgun sequence genome encodes:
- the LOC125334437 gene encoding zinc finger protein 436-like, with protein sequence MLCGKSFRKLPDVIQQRNSSVGRLMICGECGKSFRVSSNLVQHQRIHTGEKPFSCTECGERFRQRSHLIQHQRIHTGERPYECSECGKSFSVSSKLLRHQVTHTGEKPFRCAECGKRFSGNSQLVQHRRVHTGERPYTCSSCGRSFSVSSALARHRRVHTGEKPYGCTECGKSFSQSSELMKHQRVHTGEKPYKCSDCGKSFSVSSALIQHRRFHTGERPYGCSECGKSFTVSSHLIQHRRFHTGERPFECTECGKSFLWRSALLRHWRVHSGERPYACADCGHSFRQSAHLTQHRRTHTGERPYACADCGRGFAVSSALLRHRHVHRAVEP encoded by the coding sequence ATGCTGTGTGGGAAAAGTTTCAGGAAGCTGCCAGATGTTATCCAGCAGAGAAATTCCTCTGTGGGGAGACTGATGATATGTGGGGAATGCGGGAAGAGCTTCCGTGTGAGTTCCAACCTCGTCCAGCATCAGAGAATCCACACTGGAGAGAAACCCTTCTCCTGCACCGAGTGTGGGGAGCGTTTCCGGCAGCGATCCCATCTCATCcagcaccagaggatccacacgggagagaggccctacgagtgctCCGAGTGTGGAAAGAGCTTCAGCGTGAGCTCGAAGCTGCTCCGGCACCAGGTGACCCACACCGGGGAGAAGCCCTTCAGGTGTGCTGAGTGCGGGAAGAGGTTCTCTGGGAACTCCCAGCTGGTGCAGCACCGGCGAGtgcacaccggggagaggccctacacGTGCAGCAGCTGCGGGAGGAGCTTCAGCGTGAGCTCGGCCCTGGCGCGGCACCGGCGCGtccacaccggggagaagcCCTACGGCTGcaccgagtgcgggaagagcttcagccagagctccgAGCTCATGAAACACCAGCGGGTACACACCGGGGAGAAGCCCTACAAGTGCTCCGActgcgggaagagcttcagcgTGAGCTCGGCCCTCATCCAGCACCGCCGGTTCCACACGGGCGAGCGCCCGTACGGGTGctccgagtgcgggaagagcttcacGGTGAGCTCCCACCTCATCCAGCACCGCCGCTTCCACACCGGGGAGCGCCCCTTCGAGTGCAcggagtgcgggaagagcttcctGTGGAGGTCGGCCCTGCTGCGGCACTGGCGGGTGCACAGCGGGGAGCGGCCGTACGCTTGTGCTGACTGCGGGCACAGCTTCAGGCAGAGCGCGCACCTCACCCAGCACCGCCGCACCCACACCGGCGAGCGGCCCTACGCCTGTGCCGACTGCGGGAGGGGCTTCGCCGTGAGCTCCGCGCTCCTGAGGCACCGGCACGTCCACAGGGCGGTGGAGCCCTAG